From one Mytilus galloprovincialis chromosome 13, xbMytGall1.hap1.1, whole genome shotgun sequence genomic stretch:
- the LOC143055917 gene encoding bifunctional glutamate/proline--tRNA ligase-like codes for MMEQEMQDIMDQINFLEISSADLEELEKAKESGNVQTMKRIYQKLTSEDGSKDKGKKKVTRLCLEARKEDNLSEWYSQVIQKSEMIEYYDVSGCYILRPWSYSIWEAIKSFFDGEIKKLGVENTYFPMFVSRAALEKEKTHIADFAPEVAWVTKCGKTDIAEPIAIRPTSETVMYPAYSRWIKSHRDLPLKLNQWCNVVRWEFKHPQPFLRTREFLWQEGHTAWANKKDAEEEVYTILELYARVYEELLAIPVVRGRKTAKETFAGADFTTTVESYISASGRGIQGATSHHLGQNFSKMFEIVYENPETQEKEFVYQNSWGLTTRTIGVMCMVHGDNKGLVLPPKVASVQVIIIPCGITANSTRGDNDNLISRCEILKSQLNSIGIKTKVDLRDNYSPGWKFNHWELKGVPIRIELGPRDVKNNQVVAVRRDTGDKIIIPNEKVCLETGDLLKQIQSDLFLRAKSEMDNHTAVSHDWGDFCLKLDQRKIIQAPFCGRVECEESIKKDSARDNVAEESQPAMGAKGLCIPFKQPKQLKPDTKCIHPNCLEIGKHYTLFGRSY; via the exons ATGATGGAGCAAGAAATGCAAGATATTATGGatcaaattaattttttagaAATATCAAGTGCAGATTTG GAGGAACTCGAAAAAGCAAAAGAAAGTGGTAATGTCCAAACAATGAAAAGAATTTACCAAAAGCTAACGAGTGAGGATGGTTCTAAAGATAAAGGAAAGAAGAAGGTAACCAG ATTATGTTTGGAAGCGAGAAAAGAAGACAATTTATCTGAATGGTATTCACAg gtCATCCAGAAATCTGAGATGATAGAGTACTATGATGTGAGTGGATGCTATATATTACGTCCATGGTCGTATTCCATCTGGGAAGCTATCAAATCTTTCtttgatggtgaaataaaaaagCTGGGTGTAGAAAATACGTATTTTCCCATGTTTGTTTCCCGTGCTGCTTTAGAGAAAGAAAAGACGCATATTGCAGATTTTGCACCTGAG GTTGCGTGGGTAACAAAATGCGGAAAAACGGATATAGCAGAACCTATAGCAATTCGACCTACAAGTGAAACAGTCATGTACCCAGCCTATTCAAGATGGATAAAATCTCACAGAGATCTTCCATTAAAGCTAAACCAATGGTGTAACGTCGTT AGATGGGAATTCAAGCACCCACAGCCATTTCTTCGTACGAGAGAATTTTTGTGGCAAGAAGGACATACTGCCTGGGCAAATAAAAAAGATGCTGAAGAAGAA GTATATACCATTTTGGAGCTATATGCCAGAGTATATGAGGAACTTTTAGCAATACCAGTTGTTCGTGGCAGAAAAACTGCAAAAGAAACATTCGCCGGAGCAGACTTCACTACAACGGTCGAGTCGTATATTTCAGCTAGTGGGAGAGGGatccag GGTGCAACCTCACATCATCTTGGTCAgaatttttctaaaatgtttgagaTTGTCTATGAAAATCCTGAAACTCAGGAAAAAGAATTCGTCTATCAGAACTCTTGGGGTTTAACTACCCGTACCATCGGTGTTATGTGTATGGTTCATGGTGACAATAAAGGATTAGTACTGCCACCTAAAGTTGCTAGTGTTCAG GTTATAATAATACCCTGTGGAATAACAGCTAATTCAACAAGAGGAGATAATGACAATTTGATCAGCAGATGTGAAATTTTAAAGTCGCAGCTTAATAGCATTGGAATTAAAACTAAAGTCGACTTGAGAGATAACTATTCTCCAGGATGGAAGTTTAACCATTGGGAACTAAAG GGAGTTCCAATTCGTATTGAACTTGGACCACGTGATGTGAAGAATAACCAAGTTGTAGCAGTTAGACGAGATACCGGGGATAAAATCATTATTCCAAACGAAAAAGTTTGTTTGGAAACAGGTGATTTATTAAAGCAGATACAAAGCGACCTATTCCTGAG GGCCAAATCTGAAATGGACAATCACACGGCTGTGTCACATGATTGGGGAGATTTTTGTCTTAAGTTAGACCAGCGAAAAATAATACAAGCTCCGTTCTGTGGACGCGTTGAGTGTGAAGAAAGTATTAAGAAAGATAGTGCAAG agacaATGTTGCAGAAGAAAGTCAACCAGCTATGGGCGCCAAAGGATTGTGTATCCCCTTCAAGCAACCAAAACAACTAAAGCCAGATACAAAGTGTATTCATCCGAATTGTTTAGAAATTGGAAAGCATTATACGCTTTTTGGGAGAAGTTACTGA